Proteins from a genomic interval of Rhizobium etli CFN 42:
- a CDS encoding M81 family metallopeptidase: MRIAVGGIHIECSTYNPVLNEERDFRVLRGAGLLESPYFAFLRDYDAEFLPTIHARAIAGGPVSRATYEAFKSEFLERLRPLLPLDGLYLAMHGAMYVDGMEDAEGDWISAARALVGEACTVSASYDLHGNVTQRIIDALDIYSTYRTAPHIDVEETMRRSVSMLVKSLKTGVRPFVLWAPIPVVLPGERTSTVDEPAKSLYAKLPDIDAMGGVWDASLMVGYVWADEPRATAAAIMTGTDRAVLEREAKRLAKAYWDVREDFVFGCETGSVKECVAKAIASPTAPVVLADSGDNPTGGGVGDRADVLAELIAKGAEGVIFAGIADKAATEACYAAGIGAELALSVGASLDTKGSRPVDARFAVKFLHETADAADRQAVVSIGGIDLVLSAKRRPYHNIADFTRLGLDPHAAKIIVVKSGYLSPELAPIANPNLMALSEGVVDQFVERLPRLRKQHPTYPFDKDFAFEPRVFLSARSPEA, encoded by the coding sequence ATGCGCATCGCCGTCGGTGGCATCCATATCGAGTGCAGCACTTACAATCCCGTTCTGAACGAGGAGAGAGATTTTCGCGTGTTGCGCGGAGCGGGGTTGTTGGAGTCGCCGTACTTTGCCTTCCTCAGAGATTATGACGCGGAATTCCTGCCGACGATCCATGCCCGGGCCATTGCCGGCGGGCCGGTTTCGCGTGCCACCTATGAGGCGTTCAAGAGCGAATTCCTTGAGCGGCTGAGGCCGCTGCTGCCGCTCGATGGGCTCTATCTCGCCATGCATGGCGCCATGTATGTGGACGGCATGGAGGATGCCGAGGGCGACTGGATTAGTGCCGCCCGCGCGCTCGTCGGCGAGGCATGCACCGTCTCGGCAAGCTACGACCTGCACGGCAACGTCACCCAGCGCATTATCGATGCGCTCGACATCTACTCCACCTATCGCACGGCGCCGCATATCGATGTCGAGGAGACGATGCGCCGCTCGGTCTCTATGCTGGTCAAGAGCTTGAAAACCGGCGTAAGGCCGTTCGTTCTCTGGGCGCCGATCCCGGTCGTTCTGCCCGGCGAGCGCACCAGCACGGTCGATGAGCCGGCGAAGAGCCTCTATGCCAAGCTGCCGGATATCGACGCGATGGGTGGCGTCTGGGATGCCTCGCTGATGGTCGGTTATGTCTGGGCCGACGAACCGCGCGCCACGGCCGCCGCTATTATGACCGGCACTGATCGTGCCGTGCTGGAGCGCGAGGCGAAGCGCCTCGCCAAGGCCTATTGGGATGTTCGCGAAGACTTCGTCTTCGGCTGCGAGACCGGTTCGGTCAAGGAATGCGTTGCGAAAGCGATCGCCAGTCCGACCGCTCCTGTCGTGCTCGCCGACTCCGGCGACAACCCGACAGGCGGCGGCGTCGGAGACCGAGCCGATGTCCTGGCCGAGCTGATCGCCAAAGGTGCTGAGGGTGTCATCTTTGCCGGCATCGCCGACAAGGCGGCGACCGAAGCCTGCTATGCCGCAGGTATCGGTGCGGAGCTTGCCCTCAGCGTCGGTGCCTCGCTCGATACCAAGGGCAGCAGGCCGGTCGATGCCCGCTTCGCCGTCAAATTCCTGCATGAGACCGCCGACGCGGCCGATCGGCAGGCGGTCGTTTCGATCGGCGGCATCGATCTCGTGCTCTCGGCCAAACGGCGACCTTATCACAATATCGCCGATTTCACCCGGCTCGGCCTCGACCCGCACGCAGCCAAGATCATCGTCGTCAAATCGGGCTATCTCTCGCCGGAACTGGCGCCGATCGCAAACCCTAACCTGATGGCGCTGTCGGAGGGGGTGGTCGATCAGTTCGTCGAGCGCCTGCCGCGGCTGCGCAAGCAGCATCCGACCTACCCCTTCGACAAGGATTTTGCCTTCGAGCCACGGGTCTTCCTCTCCGCGCGTTCGCCAGAGGCGTGA